The Leucobacter chromiiresistens genome has a window encoding:
- a CDS encoding DUF4190 domain-containing protein, whose protein sequence is MSATTTPDTRFADTTPLAASSAASSGSEPFPSGPVAIDDHSRAFSITSFVLGIASVVSGWTFFAPITGLVFGILALRRNTRDRTLALWGVWLNAAMLALWALAGIIAVAVFGFGALALAIAA, encoded by the coding sequence ATGAGCGCCACCACCACCCCCGACACCCGCTTCGCCGACACCACGCCGCTCGCGGCGAGCAGCGCCGCATCGAGCGGCTCCGAGCCGTTCCCGAGCGGCCCGGTCGCCATCGACGACCACTCCCGCGCGTTCTCGATCACGAGCTTCGTGCTCGGCATCGCCTCCGTGGTGAGCGGATGGACCTTCTTCGCCCCCATCACCGGCCTCGTCTTCGGCATCCTCGCACTGCGCCGCAACACCCGGGATCGCACCCTCGCCCTCTGGGGCGTCTGGCTGAACGCCGCGATGCTCGCACTCTGGGCGCTCGCCGGCATCATCGCCGTCGCCGTGTTCGGGTTCGGTGCGCTCGCCCTCGCAATCGCCGCGTGA
- a CDS encoding MFS transporter, which produces MSDQRIAPHSAPHHAPKPAPLSRARRWAALSVLTASLLVITMDMTILNIALPEMAAELHPTSDQQLWIIDVYSLVLAGLLVSFAAIADRWGRKRMLLLGYSIFGVASLLVLFATNAESVIAIRAILGIGGAMIMPITLSLIRVIFTDARERATALAIWAAVSGLGAAVGPLLGGLLLEYFSWHAAFLVNVPLMLAGVIAGIAILPESRVAHTGRWDFLAAALSLVGMTLLVWAIKTFGKEASLLVPEALVAFAAGAALLAWFVVRCLRSASPLLDLSLFRNRVFSAGAIAALGSTFAMIAALLLIAQWLQLVDGASPVEAGIRLFPIAITGALASLTAPVLARRIGARAVLAGGLGFAGVGMLVIGLQPGTLSTLTVIISLCFIGAGTGSLAIASAMIMHGSPEEKAGNAGAIEETSYELGAVLGVAILGSVSALLYRAEFVASGALAGVERALAGQAEESLGAAVSIADELRLPELGQQAGVAFTHAMQATGIAGGLIMFAVAAAVFLMTPKGTDVSQAAH; this is translated from the coding sequence ATGTCCGACCAGCGCATCGCACCACACTCCGCACCGCACCACGCACCGAAGCCCGCACCGCTCAGTCGAGCGCGCCGCTGGGCCGCGCTCAGCGTGCTCACCGCGAGCCTGCTCGTCATCACCATGGACATGACGATCCTCAACATCGCACTGCCCGAGATGGCGGCCGAGCTGCACCCCACGAGCGACCAGCAGCTCTGGATCATCGACGTCTACTCGCTCGTGCTCGCCGGCCTGCTCGTCTCGTTCGCCGCGATCGCCGACCGCTGGGGCCGCAAGCGCATGCTGCTGCTCGGCTACTCCATCTTCGGCGTCGCGTCGCTGCTCGTGCTGTTCGCCACGAACGCCGAGTCGGTCATCGCGATCCGCGCGATCCTCGGCATCGGCGGCGCGATGATCATGCCCATCACCCTCTCGCTCATCCGCGTCATCTTCACCGACGCCCGCGAGCGCGCCACGGCCCTCGCCATCTGGGCGGCGGTCTCGGGCCTCGGCGCCGCCGTCGGCCCGCTGCTCGGCGGGCTGCTGCTCGAGTACTTCTCGTGGCACGCGGCGTTCCTCGTGAACGTGCCGCTCATGCTCGCCGGGGTGATCGCCGGCATCGCGATCCTGCCCGAATCGCGCGTCGCGCACACCGGCCGCTGGGACTTCCTCGCCGCAGCGCTGTCGCTCGTCGGCATGACGCTGCTCGTGTGGGCCATCAAGACCTTCGGCAAGGAGGCGAGCCTGCTCGTACCCGAGGCGCTCGTCGCGTTCGCCGCCGGCGCCGCCCTGCTCGCCTGGTTCGTGGTGCGCTGCCTCCGCAGCGCGTCGCCGCTGCTCGATCTCAGTCTCTTCCGCAACCGCGTCTTCTCGGCCGGCGCCATCGCGGCCCTCGGCTCGACGTTCGCGATGATCGCCGCCCTGCTGCTCATCGCGCAGTGGCTGCAGCTCGTCGACGGCGCGTCCCCCGTCGAGGCCGGCATCCGCCTCTTCCCCATCGCGATCACCGGCGCCCTCGCCTCGCTCACCGCCCCCGTGCTCGCCCGGCGCATCGGCGCCCGCGCCGTGCTGGCGGGCGGCCTCGGCTTCGCGGGCGTCGGCATGCTCGTCATCGGCCTGCAGCCGGGCACGCTCAGCACCCTCACCGTGATCATCTCGCTGTGCTTCATCGGCGCCGGAACGGGGTCGCTCGCCATCGCCTCGGCCATGATCATGCACGGCTCCCCTGAGGAGAAGGCCGGCAACGCGGGCGCCATCGAGGAGACCTCGTACGAGCTCGGCGCCGTGCTCGGCGTCGCCATTCTCGGCAGCGTGTCGGCGCTGCTCTACCGGGCCGAGTTCGTCGCCTCGGGGGCGCTCGCGGGCGTCGAGCGGGCGCTCGCCGGGCAGGCCGAGGAATCGCTCGGGGCGGCCGTCTCGATCGCCGACGAATTGCGTCTCCCCGAGCTCGGGCAGCAGGCTGGCGTCGCCTTCACGCACGCGATGCAGGCGACCGGGATCGCCGGCGGCCTCATCATGTTCGCCGTCGCGGCGGCGGTCTTCCTCATGACGCCCAAGGGCACCGACGTGTCGCAGGCCGCGCACTGA
- a CDS encoding TetR/AcrR family transcriptional regulator: MHETTESAAQAAPAAQAAPAAPRRRDPEGRRRAILAAATEIIVEEGAAALTHRAVAKRASVPLGSTTQYFTSIDDMRECALQQLADEIDESIARLEPFIATIFERPDPIIDELLAYLEDPRTVHADIALMTSGTTDPRLRALALRWPERIVALLSTQVGEERAVAIAVFLDGATMHAGLTGTPLGRDELTRVLQALMTMPVPGSAHT; encoded by the coding sequence ATGCACGAGACCACCGAATCCGCCGCGCAGGCCGCGCCCGCTGCGCAGGCCGCACCCGCCGCTCCCCGCCGACGGGATCCCGAGGGTCGGCGCCGCGCGATCCTCGCCGCAGCTACCGAGATCATCGTCGAGGAGGGCGCCGCGGCACTCACCCACCGCGCGGTCGCGAAGCGCGCCTCCGTGCCGCTCGGCTCGACCACCCAGTACTTCACCTCGATCGACGACATGCGCGAGTGCGCCCTGCAGCAGCTCGCCGACGAGATCGACGAGTCGATCGCGCGGCTCGAGCCGTTCATCGCGACCATCTTCGAGCGCCCCGACCCCATCATCGACGAGCTGCTCGCCTACCTCGAAGACCCGCGCACCGTGCACGCCGACATCGCGCTCATGACGAGCGGCACCACCGACCCCCGGCTGCGCGCCCTCGCGCTGCGCTGGCCCGAGCGCATCGTCGCCCTCCTCTCGACGCAGGTGGGCGAGGAGCGCGCCGTCGCCATCGCCGTCTTCCTTGACGGGGCGACCATGCACGCCGGGCTCACCGGCACGCCGCTCGGCCGCGACGAGCTCACCCGCGTGCTCCAGGCCCTCATGACGATGCCCGTGCCGGGCTCGGCGCACACGTAG
- the rraA gene encoding ribonuclease E activity regulator RraA, with translation MAQISTADLYDERGSELRSVSLQLQNIGGMTGFTGPVRTLRCFQDNALIRQTLSSDGHGAVLVIDGGGSLETALVGDQIAELACDNGWAGLIVHGAIRDRVAIGTLPFGVKALGSNPAKSTKTGAGEVDVPVEIGGVEFRPGVTVWCDEDGILVEA, from the coding sequence ATGGCGCAGATCAGTACGGCCGATCTCTACGACGAGCGCGGCAGCGAGCTGCGGTCGGTGTCGTTGCAGCTGCAGAACATCGGCGGCATGACCGGGTTCACCGGGCCGGTGCGCACGCTGCGGTGCTTTCAAGACAACGCCCTGATTCGGCAGACGCTCTCGAGCGACGGGCACGGCGCCGTGCTCGTGATCGACGGCGGCGGCTCGCTCGAGACCGCGCTCGTGGGCGACCAGATCGCCGAGCTCGCCTGCGACAACGGGTGGGCGGGGCTCATCGTGCACGGCGCGATCCGCGACCGCGTCGCGATCGGCACGCTCCCGTTCGGCGTGAAGGCGCTCGGATCGAACCCCGCGAAGTCGACGAAGACGGGCGCGGGCGAGGTCGACGTGCCGGTCGAGATCGGGGGAGTGGAGTTCCGCCCCGGCGTCACCGTGTGGTGCGACGAAGACGGGATCCTGGTCGAGGCGTAA
- a CDS encoding lysoplasmalogenase, protein MTERFRASLPFVPYVAVSLVHVIACFGQYAFEGWTKLLLMPALAAGVIAAVAFVPELRIRPVPAGALALLLAALAGSWLGDGAATFFPMLDSELPAMLVCFGIAHLAYIVLLWRVPGVARRRLPAWSLVYVIAYLVLIALLLPHTKSLSIPVMAYGLVLVGTAALATRCGPVIAWGGAFFLLSDAILAFRLFVPGSTTWTSGVVMLTYTIGQGLLAYGIVAALRRRAPTGEVPGAGGSPVQQPGTGGSSAQAPGAGSNTVQAPGDAGPAMPPAGSSAAS, encoded by the coding sequence ATGACCGAGCGCTTTCGAGCTTCGCTTCCGTTCGTGCCGTACGTCGCGGTGTCGCTCGTGCACGTCATCGCCTGCTTCGGGCAGTACGCGTTCGAGGGGTGGACCAAGCTGCTGCTCATGCCGGCGCTCGCCGCCGGCGTCATAGCGGCGGTCGCGTTCGTACCCGAGCTGCGCATCCGCCCGGTGCCCGCCGGCGCGCTCGCCCTGCTGCTCGCCGCCCTGGCGGGCTCGTGGCTCGGCGACGGCGCCGCGACGTTCTTCCCGATGCTCGACAGCGAGCTGCCGGCAATGCTCGTCTGCTTCGGGATCGCGCACCTCGCCTACATCGTGCTGCTCTGGCGCGTGCCGGGCGTCGCGCGGCGTCGCCTGCCCGCCTGGAGCCTCGTGTACGTGATCGCGTACCTCGTGCTCATCGCGCTGCTGCTGCCGCACACGAAGTCGCTGTCGATCCCCGTCATGGCGTACGGGCTCGTGCTCGTCGGCACCGCCGCGCTCGCCACGCGCTGCGGCCCGGTCATCGCGTGGGGCGGCGCGTTCTTTCTGCTCTCCGACGCGATCCTCGCCTTCCGGCTGTTCGTGCCGGGCAGCACCACCTGGACGAGCGGCGTCGTCATGCTCACCTACACGATCGGGCAGGGCCTGCTCGCGTACGGCATCGTGGCGGCGCTGCGGCGGCGCGCGCCCACGGGCGAGGTGCCCGGTGCCGGCGGCAGCCCGGTGCAGCAGCCCGGTACCGGCGGCAGCTCGGCGCAGGCGCCCGGTGCCGGCAGCAACACCGTGCAGGCGCCCGGCGACGCGGGCCCCGCTATGCCTCCGGCAGGATCCTCAGCAGCTTCTTGA
- a CDS encoding NUDIX domain-containing protein, with amino-acid sequence MSDLRNPGDAWVTAGDGGRYWGRFGAAGLLAYDHARDAILMQHRVTWSDHGDTWGIPGGARHEGEFANDGAIREAQEEAGVPDDAVRPRYTHVLDREGWTYTTVIADVVQQFEPEITDPESHALAWVALEEVENLPLHPAFASSWQILRPLLGPPPTVVVDAANVIGSVPNGWWKDRRGAAEGLRDRLHRYLETSNGVRAGFLDLAEPRVPGLDRVYPDWILVVEGNARGIDSTDRVRVLSAAETGDDTIVSAVEALSASGSITTVVTSDAELRVRVGAAGATTVRGVKKLLRILPEA; translated from the coding sequence ATGAGCGACCTTCGAAACCCCGGTGACGCCTGGGTCACGGCGGGCGACGGCGGGCGCTACTGGGGCCGCTTCGGCGCCGCCGGGCTGCTGGCCTACGACCACGCCCGCGACGCGATCCTGATGCAGCACCGCGTCACCTGGAGCGACCACGGCGACACCTGGGGCATCCCGGGCGGCGCCCGACACGAGGGCGAGTTCGCGAACGACGGCGCGATCCGCGAGGCGCAGGAGGAGGCGGGCGTTCCCGATGACGCGGTGCGCCCCCGCTACACCCACGTGCTCGACCGCGAGGGATGGACGTACACGACGGTCATCGCCGACGTGGTGCAGCAGTTCGAGCCCGAGATCACCGACCCCGAGAGCCACGCCCTCGCGTGGGTCGCGCTCGAAGAGGTCGAGAACCTGCCCCTGCACCCGGCGTTCGCGTCGAGCTGGCAGATCTTGCGGCCCCTGCTCGGCCCGCCGCCCACGGTGGTGGTCGACGCCGCGAACGTGATCGGCAGCGTGCCGAACGGCTGGTGGAAGGATCGCCGCGGCGCCGCCGAGGGCCTGCGCGACCGCCTGCACCGCTACCTGGAGACCTCGAACGGGGTGCGCGCCGGGTTCCTCGACCTCGCCGAGCCCCGCGTGCCGGGCCTCGACCGCGTCTACCCCGACTGGATTCTCGTGGTCGAGGGCAACGCCCGCGGCATCGACAGCACCGACCGGGTGCGGGTGCTGAGCGCCGCCGAGACGGGCGACGACACGATCGTGAGCGCCGTCGAGGCGCTGAGCGCGAGCGGATCGATCACCACGGTCGTCACGAGCGACGCGGAGCTGCGCGTGCGGGTCGGCGCCGCGGGCGCCACCACGGTGCGCGGCGTCAAGAAGCTGCTGAGGATCCTGCCGGAGGCATAG
- a CDS encoding aminoacyl-tRNA deacylase, whose translation MSTDVEPYAAAARDAAARGLAVSFVARTPGERPAPVEGVELVKTIVVQTKRGFVLVLTPVDAQFSWAKLRAHLGVNKLSLPDADGALAATGYVRGTITPLGAAGSWPVVLDARLAGRRIAIGSGSAEYGALVAADELVDAYSAAVVDLAAE comes from the coding sequence ATGTCGACCGATGTCGAGCCCTACGCCGCCGCTGCCCGTGACGCCGCCGCGCGCGGGCTTGCTGTCTCGTTTGTCGCGCGCACGCCGGGGGAGCGGCCCGCGCCCGTCGAGGGCGTCGAACTCGTGAAGACGATCGTGGTGCAGACGAAGCGGGGCTTCGTGCTCGTGCTCACCCCCGTCGACGCGCAGTTCTCGTGGGCGAAGCTGCGGGCGCACCTCGGCGTCAACAAGCTGTCGCTGCCCGACGCCGACGGCGCGCTCGCTGCGACCGGCTACGTGCGCGGCACGATCACGCCGCTGGGAGCTGCGGGATCCTGGCCCGTCGTGCTCGATGCCCGGTTGGCGGGGCGCCGGATCGCGATCGGCTCTGGGAGTGCCGAGTACGGGGCGCTGGTGGCGGCCGATGAGCTGGTGGATGCGTATTCTGCTGCCGTCGTCGATCTCGCTGCTGAGTGA
- a CDS encoding tyrosine-type recombinase/integrase: MSGADSGPSPIPPIGVKVATDLEYRRSGIRARARWTDPETKKRMVRALVVPDEEAAEEFFQSLQASAKIGLDRRISLSEYVTFIGDRWMRGLDPTSTVDGYKVGLRLRVLPSLGHLPISQITAGMIDRTIDEWEKHCSASTIKNTIAPLVRVLDEAVRDDVIPSNPARQRSRRSLGKTALTVVENDSSPRVHALKDLSTLNSLADACGKVHQSYSDFVMLCALLASRGSEIAGLQVGDVDWDQRIVTIRRQTFPGSGGLVTKQTKGREIRHVPILQHLEPVLQRLTSDRAPEERLLTGPRGGVLTTATVRDATKWDALVSQLGLPNLTRHGLRHTGATWLADAGIPLHVLQGILGHKSLETTRGYLHPDTRHLADAAAQANAFLSGQNTKGAERSARNSRSPSLSR; encoded by the coding sequence ATGAGCGGCGCTGACAGCGGCCCGTCGCCCATTCCGCCGATCGGGGTGAAGGTCGCCACCGATCTCGAGTACCGCCGATCCGGTATCCGCGCCCGGGCAAGATGGACAGACCCGGAGACGAAGAAGAGGATGGTTCGTGCGCTCGTCGTTCCCGACGAAGAAGCCGCCGAGGAGTTCTTTCAGAGTCTGCAGGCCTCTGCCAAGATCGGGCTCGACCGTCGTATCTCGCTGTCGGAGTACGTGACCTTTATCGGCGACCGTTGGATGCGTGGGCTGGATCCCACCTCCACGGTTGACGGATACAAAGTCGGGCTCCGCCTGCGCGTGCTGCCATCTCTGGGGCATCTCCCGATCTCGCAGATCACGGCAGGCATGATCGATCGCACGATCGATGAATGGGAGAAACACTGCTCCGCCTCGACGATCAAGAACACGATCGCACCGCTCGTGCGCGTGCTCGACGAAGCAGTCCGCGACGACGTCATCCCGAGCAACCCTGCTCGCCAGCGTTCGCGCCGCAGCCTCGGCAAAACCGCACTCACCGTCGTCGAGAACGACTCGTCCCCGCGAGTGCACGCTCTCAAGGATCTTTCGACGCTCAACTCCTTGGCAGATGCTTGCGGCAAGGTCCACCAGAGCTATTCGGACTTCGTCATGCTTTGCGCGTTACTCGCTTCCCGAGGATCCGAAATCGCGGGGCTCCAGGTCGGCGACGTGGATTGGGATCAGCGTATCGTAACGATCCGACGCCAAACCTTTCCCGGCTCCGGCGGGCTCGTCACGAAGCAGACCAAGGGGCGCGAGATTCGACACGTCCCGATCCTGCAACACCTCGAGCCCGTCCTCCAACGCCTTACATCTGATCGCGCACCGGAGGAGCGACTCCTCACCGGGCCACGCGGGGGTGTCCTCACAACAGCGACCGTTCGCGATGCCACGAAGTGGGATGCGCTGGTCTCCCAGCTCGGGCTGCCGAACCTCACCCGGCACGGCCTTCGGCACACCGGAGCGACCTGGCTCGCCGACGCGGGCATCCCGCTGCACGTGCTCCAAGGCATCCTCGGACACAAGTCGCTGGAAACCACGCGAGGGTATCTGCACCCCGATACCCGACACCTCGCCGACGCCGCAGCGCAGGCCAACGCATTCCTCAGCGGTCAAAATACCAAGGGCGCCGAACGATCGGCGCGGAACTCGCGTAGTCCTTCGCTCAGTCGATGA
- a CDS encoding helix-turn-helix transcriptional regulator, with the protein MSDQPVLTSPLLDSHEVAALLKVSESTLSRWRADEKGPPFLKLGGITRYRLDAVETWLESLSNERR; encoded by the coding sequence ATGAGCGACCAGCCAGTCCTGACCTCACCGCTCCTCGACAGTCACGAGGTCGCGGCGCTCCTGAAGGTGTCGGAGTCAACGCTGTCGCGGTGGCGCGCAGACGAGAAAGGGCCTCCCTTCCTCAAGCTGGGCGGCATCACCCGGTATCGGCTCGACGCAGTCGAAACCTGGCTGGAGTCTCTGAGCAATGAGCGGCGCTGA
- a CDS encoding single-stranded DNA-binding protein — translation MAEEPQEQTQEQQPQKKKPLWGFIASDPELTFTSRGDARFYARIGEPKSQPEPDGTFTDLPPQFGDLVMFRKSAERAFAKFQKGDNFIAVVEPRDYVNSEGVKKQQFVASRIGHDNNTTDYTVERRRPERDAAQRDTATRDQVQQALAEREAQLDPEAPATAGADPEQREAVAR, via the coding sequence ATGGCCGAAGAACCGCAGGAACAGACCCAGGAGCAGCAGCCGCAGAAGAAGAAGCCGCTCTGGGGATTCATCGCCTCCGACCCGGAGCTGACGTTCACCAGCAGAGGCGATGCGCGCTTCTATGCCCGGATCGGTGAGCCGAAGTCTCAGCCCGAACCCGACGGCACGTTCACGGACCTGCCCCCGCAGTTCGGTGACCTGGTGATGTTCCGCAAGTCCGCAGAGCGCGCCTTCGCGAAGTTCCAGAAGGGCGACAACTTCATCGCCGTGGTTGAACCCCGCGACTACGTCAACAGCGAGGGCGTAAAGAAGCAGCAGTTCGTCGCCTCCCGCATCGGGCACGACAATAACACCACCGACTACACCGTCGAACGCCGCCGCCCCGAACGCGACGCCGCGCAGCGAGACACGGCGACCCGTGACCAGGTGCAGCAGGCCCTCGCCGAACGCGAAGCGCAGCTCGATCCCGAAGCCCCCGCGACGGCGGGCGCCGACCCGGAGCAGCGGGAAGCCGTCGCCCGATGA
- a CDS encoding type IV secretory system conjugative DNA transfer family protein, with protein sequence MSGPVQAKPANDIFINLALGALVAAAAFALLLRLAGSVTAFLTGLPEPEGGMTSGIGVLATPTDPGTALGAEGLSPILYWIVVTIFLLAVVAVGWVVARLILRARATTDPHRLAGTASAVEIARAASPKALVKKAATLRPSLVGKVAPHEVGYLLGHGKGGQVWATVEDSILLIGPPRAGKGYFVALNAILDAPGAVIATSTRPDNLTATMQARARKGKVAVFDPQQLAPGLPAGMRWSPVRGCHDPLTAMIRAKGLATATGFGGVQDAGFWEGKTTAAIQGLLHAAALDGRDAKTLYQWALNPTLAADAARILSSHPDAAEGWADSLDAMVQADPRTRDSIWQGVSLAFSALADPRVLDAVTPAPGEEFDPEAFLRDNGTLYLLATGAGAGASSALVAAFIEDLVETARKIAARSPGARLDPPLLLALDEIGNLAPLPSLPTLMAEGGGTGITSLPVLQSLAQAREKWGENQANAIWDASIVKIILGGASNSRDLQDLATLIGDRDETTDSITTDAYGSHSNQRSIRRVPILPPDVLRTLPFGTGVVMLRTARPIITKLRPWTARADATQLRADRAEVEQALQQGSTTVASPEPDGETA encoded by the coding sequence ATGTCCGGGCCAGTGCAGGCGAAACCCGCCAACGACATCTTCATCAATCTCGCCCTCGGAGCGCTTGTCGCGGCCGCCGCGTTCGCGCTGCTACTCCGACTCGCGGGCTCCGTCACCGCGTTCCTCACGGGCCTGCCGGAGCCCGAAGGCGGGATGACGTCCGGCATTGGCGTCCTCGCAACCCCGACCGATCCGGGGACGGCGCTCGGAGCGGAGGGCCTGAGCCCGATCTTGTACTGGATCGTCGTCACGATCTTCCTCCTCGCGGTGGTCGCGGTCGGGTGGGTCGTGGCGCGCCTGATCCTGCGGGCGCGTGCGACCACGGATCCGCACCGGCTGGCAGGCACCGCCTCTGCGGTGGAGATCGCCCGCGCCGCCTCCCCGAAAGCACTCGTCAAGAAGGCCGCCACGCTGCGACCCTCCCTCGTCGGGAAGGTCGCCCCGCACGAGGTCGGGTATCTCCTCGGGCACGGGAAAGGCGGGCAGGTGTGGGCGACGGTGGAGGATTCGATCCTCCTCATTGGGCCACCGCGTGCCGGGAAAGGTTATTTCGTGGCCCTGAACGCGATCCTGGACGCCCCAGGCGCGGTGATCGCGACGTCGACCAGGCCCGACAATCTCACCGCGACGATGCAGGCACGAGCACGCAAGGGGAAGGTCGCGGTGTTCGATCCGCAACAGCTCGCTCCCGGCCTGCCCGCGGGGATGCGCTGGTCGCCCGTGCGCGGCTGCCACGACCCCCTGACCGCGATGATCCGCGCCAAAGGCCTCGCGACAGCAACCGGGTTTGGTGGCGTGCAGGACGCCGGCTTCTGGGAAGGGAAAACCACGGCCGCGATCCAGGGGCTGCTCCACGCCGCAGCGCTCGACGGCCGCGATGCGAAGACCCTGTACCAGTGGGCGCTGAACCCGACGCTCGCAGCCGACGCCGCGCGGATCCTCTCCTCGCATCCTGACGCGGCCGAAGGGTGGGCGGATTCCCTCGACGCGATGGTCCAGGCAGACCCCCGCACGAGAGACTCGATCTGGCAGGGCGTCTCGCTGGCGTTCTCCGCGCTCGCAGACCCCCGCGTGCTCGACGCGGTCACCCCCGCGCCCGGCGAGGAATTCGATCCAGAAGCGTTCCTCCGCGACAACGGCACGCTGTATCTGCTCGCGACCGGCGCCGGGGCTGGAGCATCGTCGGCGCTGGTGGCGGCCTTCATCGAAGACCTCGTCGAGACCGCCCGCAAGATCGCCGCCCGTTCACCGGGCGCCCGCTTGGATCCGCCACTGCTGCTCGCGCTAGACGAGATCGGCAACCTCGCCCCGCTTCCGTCGCTGCCGACGTTGATGGCGGAAGGCGGAGGGACGGGGATCACGTCGCTACCGGTGCTGCAGTCTCTCGCGCAGGCGCGGGAAAAATGGGGCGAGAACCAGGCGAACGCGATCTGGGACGCCTCGATCGTGAAGATCATCCTTGGCGGGGCCTCCAACTCCCGCGACTTGCAGGATCTCGCGACATTGATCGGCGACCGGGACGAGACCACCGACTCGATCACGACCGACGCCTACGGGTCGCACTCGAATCAGCGATCGATCCGCAGGGTGCCGATCCTCCCGCCGGACGTGTTGCGAACCTTGCCATTTGGCACCGGCGTCGTGATGCTCCGCACCGCCCGTCCGATCATCACCAAGCTCCGCCCCTGGACCGCACGCGCGGACGCGACGCAGCTCCGCGCCGACCGTGCCGAGGTCGAACAGGCCCTCCAGCAGGGCTCCACGACCGTGGCCTCTCCGGAGCCAGACGGGGAGACCGCGTAG
- a CDS encoding ATP-binding protein, whose amino-acid sequence MGDHQRSKKLYSTVLVEDGTGRRARQARERAARQVIAREHADQRQVVRQKLQAERAEARSTNYLPRGGEPGAAALGSYRGFRVPAHQDTSAALQGAYPFLAEGGLGSQGVFVGQDMYSGGSFVYDPWVLYERGIITAPNLVLAGIVGSGKSSLAKSLYTRSIPFGRRVYVPGDPKGEHTAVAEAVGGKAIVLGHGLRNRLNPLDEGYRPAGISDNEWAATIASRRRDLIGALAETVLERSLTPLEHTVIDIALQSVVSTASVPILPMIVDRILAPDTGGDDRLAEDGRMVGHALRRLVSGDLAGLFDGPSTVSFDPTLPMITLDLSRVVENSTLISVLMTCSSAWMESALLDPNGGQRWVVYDEAWRLMSHPALLKRMDAHWRLARHYGIANLLIFHKLTDLDNVGDQGSAMRSLANSLLANAESRIIYRQESDQVGTTGKTLGLTGTEQRLLPSLGTGQGLWRIKESSYVVQHQLHPDELRAFDTTQRMTQAQNPRKHAGPGGSEDVS is encoded by the coding sequence ATGGGAGATCACCAGCGTTCGAAGAAGCTCTACTCCACGGTGCTCGTGGAGGACGGGACCGGGCGGCGCGCCCGCCAAGCCCGTGAGCGTGCCGCCCGCCAAGTCATCGCCCGCGAGCACGCCGACCAGCGGCAAGTAGTTCGGCAGAAGCTTCAGGCCGAGCGTGCGGAGGCACGCTCCACGAACTATCTTCCGCGGGGAGGCGAGCCGGGAGCGGCGGCGCTCGGTTCGTATCGGGGGTTCCGGGTGCCCGCACACCAGGACACATCGGCGGCGCTCCAGGGGGCGTATCCGTTTCTCGCGGAGGGTGGGCTCGGCTCTCAGGGCGTCTTCGTCGGGCAGGACATGTACTCCGGAGGCAGCTTCGTCTATGACCCCTGGGTGCTCTATGAGCGCGGCATCATCACCGCCCCGAACCTGGTGCTGGCGGGCATCGTCGGCTCGGGCAAGTCGTCGCTGGCGAAGTCGCTGTACACGAGGTCGATCCCGTTCGGGAGGCGCGTTTACGTCCCCGGTGACCCGAAGGGCGAGCACACCGCGGTCGCCGAAGCCGTGGGCGGGAAAGCGATCGTTCTCGGCCACGGCCTCCGCAATCGGTTGAACCCCTTGGACGAGGGGTACCGTCCTGCCGGGATCTCCGACAACGAGTGGGCGGCGACCATCGCCTCCCGTCGCCGCGATCTGATCGGGGCGCTCGCAGAGACGGTGCTCGAACGATCCTTGACGCCCCTGGAGCACACGGTCATCGATATCGCCCTTCAGTCGGTCGTCTCCACCGCATCGGTGCCGATCCTCCCGATGATCGTCGACCGCATCCTCGCCCCCGATACAGGCGGTGATGATCGTCTCGCAGAAGATGGGCGCATGGTCGGGCATGCGCTGCGCAGGCTCGTCTCCGGAGACCTCGCCGGATTGTTCGACGGACCTTCGACCGTGTCCTTTGATCCGACGCTGCCGATGATCACCCTGGATTTGTCGCGGGTGGTGGAGAACTCCACGCTGATCTCGGTGCTGATGACCTGTTCCTCGGCGTGGATGGAATCGGCGCTGTTGGATCCCAACGGCGGACAACGCTGGGTCGTCTACGACGAGGCGTGGAGGCTGATGTCGCATCCCGCGCTCCTCAAACGCATGGACGCGCACTGGAGACTGGCCCGCCACTACGGAATCGCGAACCTGCTCATCTTCCATAAGCTCACCGACCTCGACAACGTCGGCGACCAGGGCTCCGCCATGAGATCCCTCGCCAACTCGCTCCTAGCGAATGCAGAATCTCGCATCATCTACCGGCAGGAATCCGACCAGGTCGGCACCACCGGAAAGACCCTCGGCTTGACCGGCACGGAACAGAGACTCCTCCCGAGCCTCGGCACCGGGCAGGGGCTGTGGCGGATCAAGGAATCCAGCTACGTCGTGCAGCATCAACTCCACCCGGATGAGCTGCGAGCCTTCGACACGACCCAGCGCATGACGCAGGCCCAAAATCCGCGGAAACACGCCGGTCCAGGCGGGTCGGAAGACGTGTCATGA